Proteins encoded together in one Nocardioides marinisabuli window:
- a CDS encoding carbohydrate kinase family protein, translating into MSFAGRFEDSLVVEQLHKLSVSFLVDDLEIRRGGVAPNMCFGMARLGLSPVLVGSAGEDFADYRSWLERHGVDCDHVHISETLHTARFVCTTDSTMAQFASFYPGAMKEARLIELAPIVARVGQPSFVLIGADDPDGMLRHTQECLQRGYPFIADPSQQLAFGEGGLIRQLVEGAAILFSNEYESHLIEQKTGWSSEDVLARVGVQVTTLGAEGVRVCRAGEEDIVVPAAKNVTAVEPTGVGDAFRAGYLAATAWGLDLTRSAQVGCVLAAYVVETVGTQEYTFTPEQFLGRVEESYGAEAAADVAPHLASVR; encoded by the coding sequence ATGAGCTTCGCCGGCAGGTTCGAGGACTCGCTGGTGGTCGAGCAGCTGCACAAGCTGTCGGTCTCCTTCCTGGTCGACGACCTCGAGATCCGCCGCGGCGGGGTGGCGCCCAACATGTGCTTCGGGATGGCCCGCCTGGGCCTGTCGCCGGTGCTGGTCGGCTCGGCCGGCGAGGACTTCGCCGACTACCGCTCCTGGCTGGAGCGCCACGGTGTCGACTGCGACCACGTGCACATCTCGGAGACGCTGCACACCGCCCGCTTCGTGTGCACCACCGACTCCACGATGGCCCAGTTCGCCTCGTTCTACCCCGGTGCGATGAAGGAGGCGCGGCTCATCGAGCTGGCCCCCATCGTGGCCAGGGTCGGCCAGCCCTCGTTCGTGCTGATCGGCGCCGACGACCCCGACGGGATGCTGCGCCACACCCAGGAGTGCCTGCAGCGCGGCTACCCCTTCATCGCCGACCCCAGCCAGCAGCTGGCCTTCGGCGAGGGCGGCCTGATCCGCCAGCTCGTGGAGGGCGCCGCGATCCTCTTCAGCAACGAGTACGAGTCGCACCTGATCGAGCAGAAGACCGGCTGGTCCTCCGAGGACGTGCTGGCCAGGGTCGGCGTCCAGGTGACCACGCTGGGCGCCGAGGGCGTACGGGTGTGCCGCGCCGGCGAGGAGGACATCGTGGTGCCGGCCGCCAAGAACGTCACCGCCGTCGAGCCGACGGGTGTCGGCGACGCGTTCCGCGCCGGCTACCTCGCCGCGACCGCGTGGGGCCTCGACCTGACCCGCAGCGCCCAGGTGGGCTGCGTGCTGGCGGCGTACGTCGTGGAGACCGTGGGCACCCAGGAGTACACCTTCACCCCCGAGCAGTTCCTGGGTCGCGTCGAGGAGTCGTACGGCGCCGAGGCGGCCGCCGACGTCGCGCCGCACCTGGCCTCGGTGCGCTAG
- a CDS encoding sulfurtransferase TusA family protein, which translates to MSPAPVALELDCRGRLCPLPIIDLARALPGLEVGAVLAVVADDAAARVDVPAWCRMRDQEYVGEDTADDGLPRYLVRRRT; encoded by the coding sequence GTGAGCCCGGCACCGGTGGCGCTCGAGCTCGACTGCCGCGGCCGGCTGTGCCCGCTGCCGATCATCGACCTCGCCCGGGCGCTGCCGGGCCTCGAGGTCGGCGCGGTGCTGGCGGTCGTCGCCGACGACGCTGCCGCGCGCGTCGACGTCCCCGCCTGGTGCCGCATGCGCGACCAGGAGTACGTCGGCGAGGACACCGCCGACGACGGCTTGCCGCGCTACCTGGTGCGGCGCAGGACCTAG
- a CDS encoding cysteine desulfurase family protein: MAVVTYAAPVDLDAASGEPLHPAARDVLAAAHERGWGDPRRLHHSGRDARLLLDNAREVVAGCLGVRREEVSFTGSGTEAVHRGLLGLLEGRADGREATLVSAVEHSAVGHAAAWAARRSGEPGAVVPADRLGRVSPDAVEDLLSPTTGVVAVQAANHEVGTVQPVAAVAARLEARVPLFVDACASAGRLPLPTGWDAAAASAHKWGGPPGVGVLLVRKGARWASPFPGDDRVDERTSGFENVPAALAAAAALQAVEAEREEVAARQHALVDRLREGVATIPDVDVVGDPVERLPHLVTFSFLYVDGEALVHELDRHGFGVASGSACTSSSFEPSHVLAAMGALTHGNARVSLHRDTGADDVERLLAVLPGVVADLRARVGM; the protein is encoded by the coding sequence GTGGCGGTTGTGACATATGCCGCGCCGGTCGACCTCGACGCCGCCTCCGGGGAGCCGCTGCACCCCGCCGCCCGCGACGTGCTCGCCGCGGCCCACGAGCGGGGCTGGGGCGATCCGCGACGGCTGCACCACAGCGGTCGCGACGCCCGGCTCCTGCTCGACAACGCCCGTGAGGTGGTCGCCGGCTGCCTGGGCGTGCGCCGCGAGGAGGTCAGCTTCACCGGCTCCGGCACCGAGGCCGTCCACCGCGGGCTGCTGGGCCTCCTCGAGGGCCGTGCCGACGGGCGCGAGGCCACCCTGGTCAGTGCCGTGGAGCACTCGGCGGTCGGGCACGCCGCGGCGTGGGCGGCCCGGCGCAGCGGCGAGCCCGGCGCCGTGGTCCCCGCCGACCGGCTCGGCCGGGTCTCGCCCGACGCGGTCGAGGACCTCCTCTCCCCCACCACCGGGGTGGTCGCGGTGCAGGCCGCGAACCACGAGGTCGGCACGGTCCAGCCCGTCGCCGCGGTCGCGGCGCGCCTGGAGGCCCGGGTGCCGCTCTTCGTCGACGCCTGCGCCAGCGCGGGTCGCCTGCCGCTGCCGACCGGGTGGGACGCGGCCGCCGCCTCGGCCCACAAGTGGGGCGGCCCGCCCGGCGTGGGGGTCCTGCTGGTGCGCAAGGGCGCCCGCTGGGCCTCGCCCTTCCCCGGCGACGACCGCGTCGACGAGCGCACCAGCGGCTTCGAGAACGTGCCGGCGGCCCTGGCGGCCGCTGCGGCCCTGCAGGCGGTGGAGGCCGAGCGCGAGGAGGTCGCGGCCCGCCAGCACGCCCTGGTCGACCGGTTGCGGGAGGGGGTCGCGACCATCCCCGACGTCGACGTGGTCGGCGACCCGGTCGAGCGGCTGCCGCACCTGGTGACCTTCTCGTTCCTCTACGTCGACGGCGAGGCGCTGGTCCACGAGCTCGACCGGCACGGCTTCGGGGTGGCCAGCGGCTCGGCCTGCACCTCGTCGTCGTTCGAGCCCAGCCACGTGCTGGCCGCGATGGGCGCGCTCACCCACGGCAACGCCCGCGTCTCGCTGCACCGCGACACCGGTGCCGACGACGTCGAGCGGCTGCTGGCGGTGCTGCCCGGCGTGGTCGCCGACCTGCGCGCCCGGGTGGGCATGTGA
- the coxB gene encoding cytochrome c oxidase subunit II, whose amino-acid sequence MSLQLPQMAPGRRWASARRAGLGATLGLGLVLLAGCSSESRGEWERLAMPEPITEQGEATLNLWQGAWIAALITGVVVWGLIAWVVVAYRRRSDDEIPVQTRYNLPLEIFYTVAPIMMVVVFFAHTIRVQDIVLEESPAPDNIVEVTAQKWSWTFNHGVGAVDVAANEDNEDDEYPYEGYAYVAGTLTDVPTLVLPVGQTTRFNLHSPDVIHDFGVPGFLIKMDVIPGRVNSFEVTPKTEGTFKGKCYELCGAYHSRMLFNVDVVSAEEYDAHVASLAAAGAESALPILGRDDTRTQVGLASAETEGEGQ is encoded by the coding sequence GTGAGTCTGCAGCTCCCCCAGATGGCACCAGGACGTCGGTGGGCCTCGGCCCGTCGTGCGGGCCTGGGCGCCACGCTCGGCCTCGGCCTCGTGCTGCTCGCCGGCTGTTCGTCGGAGTCCCGCGGTGAGTGGGAGCGCCTGGCCATGCCAGAGCCCATCACCGAGCAGGGCGAGGCCACCCTGAACCTGTGGCAGGGGGCGTGGATCGCTGCCCTCATCACCGGTGTCGTGGTCTGGGGCCTCATCGCCTGGGTCGTGGTGGCCTACCGCCGTCGCAGCGACGACGAGATCCCCGTCCAGACGCGCTACAACCTGCCGCTGGAGATCTTCTACACGGTCGCGCCGATCATGATGGTCGTGGTGTTCTTCGCCCACACCATCCGGGTCCAGGACATCGTGCTCGAGGAGTCCCCGGCCCCCGACAACATCGTCGAGGTCACCGCGCAGAAGTGGTCGTGGACCTTCAACCACGGCGTCGGCGCGGTCGACGTCGCGGCCAACGAGGACAACGAGGACGACGAGTACCCCTATGAGGGCTACGCCTACGTCGCCGGCACCCTGACCGACGTGCCCACCCTGGTGCTGCCCGTCGGGCAGACCACCCGCTTCAACCTGCACTCGCCCGACGTCATCCACGACTTCGGCGTGCCCGGCTTCCTCATCAAGATGGACGTCATCCCCGGTCGCGTGAACTCCTTCGAGGTCACCCCCAAGACCGAGGGCACCTTCAAGGGCAAGTGCTACGAGCTCTGCGGTGCCTACCACTCGCGGATGCTGTTCAACGTCGACGTCGTCAGCGCCGAGGAGTACGACGCCCACGTCGCCTCGCTGGCCGCGGCCGGTGCCGAGTCGGCCCTGCCGATCCTGGGCCGCGACGACACCCGTACCCAGGTGGGCCTCGCGTCCGCCGAGACCGAGGGGGAGGGCCAGTGA
- the ctaD gene encoding cytochrome c oxidase subunit I, with amino-acid sequence MVVRMLTTTDHKLIGKMYLVTSFAWFLVGGVMALLIRSELAYPGQQVVNEELYNQLFTMHGTIMLLLFATPLFFGFANVIMPIQIGSPDVAFPRLNMFSYWLFLFGGLIAASGFLTPQGAASFGWFAYTPLSDAINSPGVGGDLWIMGLWMAGLGSILGAVNFITTIICMRAPGMTMFRMPLFVWNTLVTSLLVLVAFPVLAGALLSLEADRILGAHVFDTAHGGAILWQHLFWFFGHPEVYIIALPFFGIVTEIFPVFSRKPLFGYVGLVGATLGIAILSVAVWAHHMFVTGAVDLPFFSGMTFLIAVPTGVKFFNWIGTMWGGSLSFDTPMLWSIGFLTTFLFGGLTGIILASPPLDFHVSDSYFVVAHFHYVVFGTVVFAMFAGFYFWWPKFTGRMLDERLGKLHFWILFIGFHLTFLVQHWLGVEGMPRRYADYLPDDGFTLLNQVSTVGAFLLSLSMLPFFYNVWVSRNAPLVEVDDPWGWGRSLEWATSCPPPRHNFVTIPRIRSESPAFDLHHPEIAAIELEENDAARNGDFADAPDMAGREQVVGERTGTRTSTDEGQDS; translated from the coding sequence ATGGTCGTCCGCATGCTGACGACCACCGATCACAAGCTGATCGGCAAGATGTACCTGGTCACCTCGTTCGCCTGGTTCCTCGTCGGCGGCGTGATGGCCCTGCTGATCCGTTCCGAGCTGGCCTACCCGGGCCAGCAGGTCGTCAACGAGGAGCTGTACAACCAGCTCTTCACGATGCACGGCACGATCATGCTGCTGCTCTTCGCGACCCCGCTGTTCTTCGGCTTCGCCAACGTGATCATGCCGATCCAGATCGGCTCGCCCGACGTGGCGTTCCCGCGGCTGAACATGTTCAGCTACTGGCTGTTCCTCTTCGGCGGCCTGATCGCCGCCTCCGGCTTCCTGACCCCGCAGGGCGCGGCCTCCTTCGGGTGGTTCGCCTACACCCCGCTCTCCGACGCCATCAACAGCCCCGGCGTCGGCGGCGACCTGTGGATCATGGGCCTGTGGATGGCCGGCCTGGGCTCGATCCTGGGTGCGGTCAACTTCATCACCACGATCATCTGCATGCGCGCGCCCGGCATGACCATGTTCCGGATGCCGCTGTTCGTGTGGAACACGCTGGTCACCAGCCTGCTCGTGCTCGTCGCCTTCCCGGTGCTGGCCGGCGCGCTGCTGTCCCTGGAGGCCGACCGCATCCTGGGCGCGCACGTCTTCGACACCGCCCACGGCGGCGCCATCCTGTGGCAGCACCTGTTCTGGTTCTTCGGCCACCCCGAGGTCTACATCATCGCGCTGCCGTTCTTCGGCATCGTGACCGAGATCTTCCCGGTCTTCAGCCGCAAGCCGCTCTTCGGCTACGTCGGCCTGGTCGGGGCGACGCTGGGCATCGCGATCCTCTCGGTCGCGGTGTGGGCGCACCACATGTTCGTCACCGGCGCGGTGGATCTGCCGTTCTTCTCGGGCATGACGTTCCTGATCGCGGTGCCGACCGGAGTGAAGTTCTTCAACTGGATCGGCACGATGTGGGGCGGCTCGCTGTCCTTCGACACCCCGATGCTGTGGTCGATCGGCTTCCTGACCACCTTCCTGTTCGGTGGCCTGACCGGCATCATCCTGGCCAGCCCGCCGCTGGACTTCCACGTCTCGGACTCCTACTTCGTGGTGGCCCACTTCCACTACGTGGTCTTCGGCACCGTGGTGTTCGCGATGTTCGCCGGCTTCTACTTCTGGTGGCCCAAGTTCACCGGGCGGATGCTCGACGAGCGGCTCGGCAAGCTGCACTTCTGGATCCTCTTCATCGGCTTCCACCTGACCTTCCTGGTCCAGCACTGGCTGGGTGTCGAGGGGATGCCGCGCCGCTACGCCGACTACCTGCCCGACGACGGGTTCACCCTGCTCAACCAGGTCTCCACGGTGGGTGCCTTCCTGCTGAGCCTGTCGATGCTGCCGTTCTTCTACAACGTGTGGGTCTCGCGCAACGCGCCGCTCGTCGAGGTCGACGACCCGTGGGGCTGGGGCCGTTCGCTGGAGTGGGCCACCTCGTGCCCGCCGCCGCGCCACAACTTCGTGACCATCCCGCGCATCCGCTCGGAGTCGCCGGCCTTCGACCTGCACCACCCGGAGATCGCCGCCATCGAGCTCGAGGAGAACGACGCGGCGCGCAACGGTGACTTCGCGGACGCCCCCGACATGGCCGGGCGCGAGCAGGTCGTCGGCGAGCGCACCGGCACCCGCACCAGCACCGACGAGGGGCAGGACAGCTGA
- a CDS encoding cytochrome c oxidase subunit 4 gives MKAEAMIFAICTAFLVLVTPAYWFITSAGDTGGDWTGTSALTMTTLLTMMVTFYLGFHAKKMEPRPEDRKDAEIADGAGELGFFPPYSWWPLWAALTLGTIVLGLAMTAWWLAIIGGVLGAVATSGLVYEYYRGEHAH, from the coding sequence ATGAAGGCCGAAGCGATGATCTTCGCGATCTGCACCGCGTTCCTGGTGCTGGTCACCCCGGCGTACTGGTTCATCACCAGCGCCGGCGACACCGGTGGCGACTGGACCGGCACATCCGCGCTGACGATGACCACGCTGCTGACCATGATGGTCACCTTCTACCTCGGCTTCCACGCCAAGAAGATGGAGCCGCGGCCCGAGGACCGCAAGGACGCCGAGATCGCCGACGGCGCCGGCGAGCTGGGCTTCTTCCCGCCCTACTCCTGGTGGCCGCTGTGGGCGGCGCTGACCCTGGGCACGATCGTGCTCGGGCTGGCGATGACCGCCTGGTGGCTCGCCATCATCGGTGGCGTCCTGGGCGCCGTGGCCACCTCCGGGCTGGTCTACGAGTACTACCGCGGGGAGCACGCTCACTGA
- a CDS encoding L,D-transpeptidase translates to MTPALTGASRHRRRLASLAALALSLGVLSACESGPGTSTEQSDAVGGAGDSSAAQAPRVVVRSNVRKGAQDVPVDTLLEVGADHGDLLGVEVSSPQGRLPGRRRGDGTWRAAERLEPGTAYVVRARVSGPDGPQVRERRFSTVELSLAQQTYASVAPLAGETVGVGMPVVVQFDVPVTDRAAMEREMHVEATPAQVGSWHWLSDTEVHYRPRDYWEAGSEVVVDLDVNGVAAGGGVYGQESREVAFTVGESHVYRVDARAHTMQVLSGGELLRTIPITTGKAGFTTRSGTKVVMEKYESKRMDSETVGIGGDEAYDIADVQWAMRLTSSGEFIHAAPWSVGSQGSANVSHGCTGMSTEQAAWLYAMTRRGDVVEYTGTDRPMTLDNGFGDWNATWREYRAGSALG, encoded by the coding sequence ATGACACCAGCGCTCACCGGTGCCTCCCGTCACCGCCGTCGTCTCGCGTCCCTGGCCGCCCTGGCGCTCTCCCTGGGCGTGCTGAGCGCCTGCGAGAGCGGCCCTGGGACCTCCACCGAGCAGAGCGACGCCGTGGGCGGTGCCGGGGACTCCTCGGCCGCGCAGGCGCCCCGGGTGGTGGTGCGCAGCAACGTGCGCAAGGGAGCCCAGGACGTGCCCGTCGACACCCTGCTCGAGGTGGGCGCCGACCACGGTGACCTGCTGGGCGTCGAGGTCTCCTCGCCGCAGGGACGGCTGCCCGGCCGCCGGCGCGGCGACGGCACCTGGCGCGCCGCCGAGCGGCTCGAGCCGGGCACGGCGTACGTCGTGCGGGCACGGGTCAGCGGCCCGGACGGCCCCCAGGTGCGCGAACGTCGCTTCAGCACCGTCGAGCTGTCCCTGGCCCAGCAGACCTACGCCTCCGTCGCCCCGCTCGCCGGCGAGACCGTCGGGGTCGGGATGCCGGTCGTCGTGCAGTTCGACGTGCCGGTCACCGACCGCGCCGCCATGGAGCGCGAGATGCACGTCGAGGCCACCCCGGCCCAGGTCGGGAGCTGGCACTGGCTCAGCGACACCGAGGTGCACTACCGGCCCCGGGACTACTGGGAGGCCGGCAGCGAGGTCGTCGTCGACCTCGACGTCAACGGTGTCGCCGCCGGGGGCGGGGTCTACGGCCAGGAGAGCCGCGAGGTGGCCTTCACGGTGGGGGAGTCCCACGTCTACCGGGTCGACGCCCGGGCCCACACCATGCAGGTGCTCTCCGGTGGCGAGCTGCTGCGCACCATCCCGATCACCACCGGCAAGGCCGGCTTCACCACCCGCTCGGGCACCAAGGTGGTGATGGAGAAGTACGAGTCGAAGCGGATGGACTCCGAGACCGTCGGCATCGGCGGCGACGAGGCCTACGACATCGCCGACGTGCAGTGGGCGATGCGGCTGACGAGCTCGGGGGAGTTCATCCACGCAGCCCCCTGGTCGGTCGGCAGCCAGGGCAGCGCCAACGTCTCGCACGGGTGCACCGGCATGAGCACCGAGCAGGCCGCCTGGCTCTACGCCATGACGCGCCGCGGCGACGTGGTCGAGTACACCGGCACCGACCGGCCGATGACCCTCGACAACGGCTTCGGCGACTGGAACGCGACCTGGCGCGAGTACCGGGCCGGCTCCGCGCTCGGCTGA
- a CDS encoding cytochrome b codes for MSIDTSKTATSNSSAATAKKPGKAGVVANWADERLGLGTAMKKNLRKVFPDHWSFMLGEIALWSFVVLLLTGVFLTFWYRPSMAEVTYMGSYDQLRGLHMSEAMASTLNISFDVRGGLLMRQMHHWAANIFIASMMIHLLRVYFTGAFRKPRELNWVIGSLLLLLGTLEGFTGYSLPDDLLSGTGIRAADGFMKSVPVVGSYMSFFLFGGEFPGDSIIPRLYTIHVLLLPGLLLALIAAHMLLLVYHKHTQWPGPGRTEENVVGFPMLPVYAAKAGGFFFIVFGVTAVMGALLNINPVWKLGPYDPTKVTAGSQPDWYMGWPDGALRIMPGWETHLFGYTMAWNVFLPIIVLPGLMFTILLLLPFIESWITGDKRDHHLLERPRNAPTRTALMVALMTFYGLMWAAGGNDIIAIKLNLSINQITYFMRVAVFVGPVIAFMIARRWCISLQRHDQEKLLHGYETGVIMRSPEGGYSERHLPIAPSSAYTLTARDRDEMWTPEAETDENGVRTPGGRLSGLRARLNKLWYADNVQKPTAAELEEAHHHAEHEHELQAPMEGHSADGHQFDGHHAVEGETLRGSH; via the coding sequence GTGAGCATCGACACCAGCAAGACCGCGACGAGCAACAGCTCGGCCGCGACGGCCAAGAAGCCGGGCAAGGCCGGCGTCGTGGCCAACTGGGCCGACGAGCGCCTGGGCCTGGGCACGGCCATGAAGAAGAACCTGCGCAAGGTCTTCCCCGACCACTGGTCCTTCATGCTCGGCGAGATCGCTCTGTGGAGCTTCGTCGTGCTGCTGCTGACCGGCGTGTTCCTCACGTTCTGGTACCGGCCGAGCATGGCCGAGGTGACCTACATGGGCTCCTACGACCAGCTGCGCGGGCTGCACATGTCGGAGGCGATGGCCTCCACGCTCAACATCAGCTTCGACGTCCGCGGCGGCCTGCTGATGCGCCAGATGCACCACTGGGCGGCCAACATCTTCATCGCCTCGATGATGATCCACCTGCTGCGCGTCTACTTCACCGGCGCGTTCCGCAAGCCCCGTGAGCTCAACTGGGTCATCGGCTCGCTGCTGCTGCTGCTCGGCACGCTCGAGGGCTTCACCGGCTACTCGCTGCCCGACGACCTGCTCTCGGGCACCGGCATCCGTGCCGCCGACGGCTTCATGAAGTCGGTCCCGGTGGTCGGCAGCTACATGTCGTTCTTCCTCTTCGGTGGCGAGTTCCCGGGTGACTCGATCATCCCGCGCCTCTACACCATCCACGTGCTGCTGCTGCCGGGCCTGCTCCTGGCGCTGATCGCGGCCCACATGCTGCTGCTCGTCTACCACAAGCACACGCAGTGGCCTGGTCCCGGCCGCACCGAGGAGAACGTCGTCGGCTTCCCGATGCTCCCCGTGTACGCCGCCAAGGCCGGTGGCTTCTTCTTCATCGTCTTCGGCGTCACCGCGGTGATGGGTGCACTGCTCAACATCAACCCGGTCTGGAAGCTCGGCCCCTACGACCCGACCAAGGTCACGGCCGGCTCGCAGCCCGACTGGTACATGGGCTGGCCCGACGGCGCGCTGCGCATCATGCCCGGCTGGGAGACCCACCTGTTCGGCTACACGATGGCCTGGAACGTCTTCCTGCCGATCATCGTGCTGCCCGGCCTGATGTTCACGATCCTGCTGCTGCTGCCGTTCATCGAGTCCTGGATCACCGGCGACAAGCGCGACCACCACCTGCTGGAGCGTCCGCGCAACGCGCCGACGCGCACCGCGCTGATGGTGGCCCTGATGACCTTCTACGGCCTGATGTGGGCCGCGGGCGGCAACGACATCATCGCGATCAAGCTCAACCTGAGCATCAACCAGATCACCTACTTCATGCGGGTGGCGGTCTTCGTGGGCCCGGTCATCGCCTTCATGATCGCTCGCCGCTGGTGCATCTCCCTGCAGCGTCACGACCAGGAGAAGCTGCTCCACGGCTACGAGACCGGCGTGATCATGCGCTCCCCCGAGGGCGGCTACAGCGAGCGGCACCTGCCGATCGCGCCGTCGTCGGCGTACACCCTCACTGCTCGCGACCGCGACGAGATGTGGACGCCGGAGGCGGAGACCGACGAGAACGGGGTCCGCACCCCCGGCGGTCGCCTCAGCGGTCTGCGGGCCAGGCTCAACAAGCTCTGGTACGCCGACAACGTCCAGAAGCCCACCGCGGCCGAGCTCGAGGAGGCGCACCACCACGCCGAGCACGAGCACGAGCTGCAGGCGCCGATGGAGGGCCACTCCGCCGACGGCCACCAGTTCGACGGCCACCACGCCGTCGAGGGCGAGACGCTGCGCGGGAGCCACTGA
- a CDS encoding ubiquinol-cytochrome c reductase iron-sulfur subunit — protein sequence MSDIQHDTHGASHQNLPATTEEPIANPGLPEHTWRPTDIDDKAAQRAERQVAAMFGLSSVFAILFLVAYFTLDVGDNWQTFGGYGASNLALGLTLGMALLLIGVGIIQWARKLMADHEMVEMRHPARSSDEDRTATLAALDAGVAESGITRRPLIRNSLLGSVTLLLAPAVVLFRDLGPTPSQAAAAGPNAGLENTIWKPDMRVVRDVIGTPIRASDLEVGDLVNAEPEAIFPTEENGYPEIEGVELHVAKSKAAVVVVRMDPDDVIPGEGRDNWSVDGIVCYSKICTHVGCPISLYERTTHHLLCPCHQSTFDLADSGRVVFGPAARHLPQLPLAVDAEGFLVAQSDFTEPVGPSYWTRDHKDIGDQGEAEL from the coding sequence GTGAGCGACATCCAGCACGACACGCACGGCGCGTCCCACCAGAACCTCCCGGCCACCACCGAGGAGCCGATCGCCAACCCGGGCCTGCCCGAGCACACCTGGCGTCCCACCGACATCGACGACAAGGCCGCCCAGCGCGCCGAGCGCCAGGTCGCCGCGATGTTCGGCCTCTCCTCCGTCTTCGCCATCCTGTTCCTGGTCGCCTACTTCACCCTCGACGTGGGCGACAACTGGCAGACCTTCGGCGGGTACGGCGCCTCGAACCTCGCCCTGGGCCTGACCCTGGGCATGGCGCTGCTGCTCATCGGCGTGGGCATCATCCAGTGGGCCCGCAAGCTGATGGCCGACCACGAGATGGTCGAGATGCGCCACCCCGCCCGCTCCTCCGACGAGGACCGCACCGCGACGCTGGCCGCGCTCGACGCGGGTGTCGCGGAGTCCGGCATCACCCGCCGGCCGCTGATCCGCAACTCGCTGCTGGGCTCGGTGACCCTGCTGCTGGCCCCGGCCGTCGTGCTCTTCCGCGACCTCGGCCCGACCCCGAGCCAGGCCGCTGCCGCGGGCCCGAACGCGGGTCTGGAGAACACGATCTGGAAGCCCGACATGCGCGTCGTGCGCGACGTCATCGGCACCCCGATCCGGGCCTCCGACCTCGAGGTCGGTGACCTGGTCAACGCCGAGCCGGAGGCGATCTTCCCGACCGAGGAGAACGGCTACCCCGAGATCGAGGGTGTCGAGCTGCACGTCGCGAAGTCGAAGGCCGCGGTGGTCGTGGTCCGCATGGACCCCGACGACGTCATCCCCGGCGAGGGACGCGACAACTGGTCGGTCGACGGCATCGTCTGCTACTCCAAGATCTGCACCCACGTCGGGTGCCCGATCTCGCTCTACGAGCGCACCACGCACCACCTGCTGTGCCCGTGCCACCAGTCGACCTTCGACCTCGCCGACTCCGGTCGCGTCGTCTTCGGCCCGGCTGCCCGGCACCTGCCCCAGCTGCCGCTGGCCGTCGACGCCGAGGGCTTCCTGGTGGCCCAGAGCGACTTCACCGAGCCGGTGGGGCCCAGCTACTGGACGCGTGACCACAAGGACATCGGCGACCAGGGTGAGGCGGAGCTGTGA
- a CDS encoding c-type cytochrome — protein MRFVNRSAGRLSRHRRGPLAGLVLLLVGLVTAGGLYTALAPAQAQDSDTLAIEVEKGRELFLVGCSSCHGLNGEGVSTINGNVLGPSLVGVGAAAVDFQVGTGRMPMAQPGAQAPRKPATYSDEETAQLAAYVASLGPGPAIPDESDYSIEGLDDDAKEAAVVRGGQIFLTNCTACHNFEGAGGAMPRGGYAPTLHGVEEKYIYEALLTGPQNMPSFSNGNISPEEKRDVIAYLKSLEEQPSYGGFGMGGLGPVTDGLFAWVVGMGGLVAFAIWIAAHTTRSTKKKVAP, from the coding sequence GTGCGCTTCGTGAACCGCTCCGCCGGTCGCCTCTCCCGACACCGTCGCGGGCCGTTGGCCGGCCTCGTCCTGCTGCTGGTCGGTCTCGTGACCGCCGGCGGTCTCTACACCGCCCTGGCCCCGGCCCAGGCGCAGGACTCCGACACCCTGGCCATCGAGGTCGAGAAGGGCCGCGAGCTGTTCCTCGTGGGCTGCTCGAGCTGCCACGGCCTCAACGGCGAGGGCGTCAGCACCATCAACGGCAACGTCCTCGGCCCCTCGCTGGTCGGGGTCGGCGCCGCCGCCGTCGACTTCCAGGTCGGCACCGGCCGGATGCCGATGGCACAGCCGGGCGCCCAGGCGCCCCGCAAGCCCGCCACGTACTCCGACGAGGAGACCGCCCAGCTGGCGGCGTACGTCGCCTCGCTGGGCCCCGGCCCCGCGATCCCCGACGAGTCGGACTACTCCATCGAGGGTCTCGACGACGACGCGAAGGAGGCCGCCGTCGTGCGCGGTGGCCAGATCTTCCTCACCAACTGCACCGCCTGCCACAACTTCGAGGGTGCCGGCGGCGCCATGCCCCGCGGCGGCTACGCCCCCACGCTGCACGGTGTCGAGGAGAAGTACATCTACGAGGCCCTGCTCACCGGTCCCCAGAACATGCCGAGCTTCAGCAACGGCAACATCTCCCCCGAGGAGAAGCGCGACGTCATCGCGTACCTGAAGTCCCTCGAGGAGCAGCCCTCCTACGGCGGCTTCGGCATGGGCGGTCTCGGCCCGGTGACCGACGGGCTGTTCGCCTGGGTGGTCGGCATGGGCGGCCTGGTCGCCTTCGCCATCTGGATCGCTGCTCACACGACCCGTTCGACGAAGAAGAAGGTGGCGCCGTGA